A region of Anolis sagrei isolate rAnoSag1 chromosome 2, rAnoSag1.mat, whole genome shotgun sequence DNA encodes the following proteins:
- the COPZ1 gene encoding coatomer subunit zeta-1, with the protein MEALILEPSLYTVKATLILDNDGDRLFAKYYDDTYPTVKEQKAFEKNIFNKTHRTDSEIALLEGLTVVYKSSIDLYFYVIGSSYENELMLMAVLNCLFDSLSQMLRKNVEKRALLENMEGLFLAVDEIVDGGVILESDPQQVLHRVAVRGEDVPLTEQTVSQVLQSAKEQIKWSLLR; encoded by the exons GAGCCCTCTCTCTACACAGTCAAAGCCACCCTGATCTTGGACAATGATGGAGACCGTCTGTTTGCGAAG TACTATGATGACACTTACCCCACTGTCAAGGAGCAAAAGGCTTTTGAGAAGAATATTTTCAACAAGACTCACCGGACAGATA GTGAGATTGCTCTCCTAGAGGGACTGACGGTCGTTTACAAGAGCAGCATTGACCTGTATTTCTATGTCATCGGCAGTTCCTATGAAAACGAG CTGATGCTGATGGCTGTGCTCAACTGCCTCTTCGATTCACTCAGTCAAATGCTGAG GAAGAATGTGGAGAAGAGAGCACTCCTGGAGAACATGGAGGGCCTTTTCCTGGCTGTGGATGAAATTGTGGATGGAGG GGTGATTCTTGAGAGTGACCCCCAACAGGTGTTACATAGAGTTGCTGTGCGG GGAGAGGATGTCCCTCTTACAGAACAAACAGTCTCACAG GTACTGCAGTCAGCAAAGGAACAGATCAAGTGGTCGCTACTGCGATGA